Genomic segment of Streptomyces sp. NA02950:
CCGCGCGGTTGTTCATCTCGGTGCGCACGGTCGAGTCGCATGTCTCCTCGCTCCTGCGCAAGCTTCAGATGCCGGATCGGCGGGCGCTGTCCCGGCACGCGGCGGAGGCAGCCCGGGCCGGTCAGTCGCGCCCGGCCCCCGCCCTCCCGGCGCCACTGACGGCGTTCATCGGCCGGGGGCGGGAGCGCGAACAGCTGGCCGGGGAGGTGTTGGCGCACCGGTTGGTGACCGTGGTCGGTCCGGGTGGGGTGGGCAAGACCCGCCTCGCGCTGGCGGTGGCCGCCGACGTGGCGGAGGGCTTCGCCGACGGAGTGTGGTTCGTGAACCTGGTCCCGATCACCGAGCCGAGCCGGGTGGGGGCGACGGTCGCGGCGGCCGTGGGTGTGGGCGAGCGACCCGGGCGCGGCATCGACGACGCGGTGCCGGCCGCGCTGGCGGACCGCCGGGCGCTGCTGGTGCTGGACAACTGCGAGCAGGTGCGTGACGGGGTGGCGCCGTTCCTGGAACGGCTGTTGGCGGCCTGTCCGCGGTTGCGCGTGCTCGTGACGAGCCGTGCCCGCCTGATGGTGCCGTTCGAGCGGGTCTTCCCGGTCCCGCCGCTGTCGCGGACCGGCGGCGAGGAGTCGGAGGCGGTGGCCCTCTTCATGGACCGGGCGGCGGCGGTCGGTCAGCCGCCGGGTCCGGCGGTGGGCACGGGGGTCGTGGCCATCTGCGAACGGCTCGGAGGCATGGCGCTGGCGATCGAGCTGGCCGCGGCGCGGTGGTCCACGCTCGGACTGGACGGCCTCGCGGCCGGCCTCGGTGATCAGCTGAGGATCCTCACCGGCGGGCCCCGCGCCGACGAACGGCACCGGTCGGTGCGGGCGGTGCTGGACTGGAGCCATGACCTGCTGGAGCCGCGGGACCAGGCTTTGTTGCGCCGGGTGTCGGTGTTCGTCGCTCCGTTCACCGCTGAGGCGGCCGCCGGGGTGGCAGGGTTCGCCCCGCTGGATCCGACCACGGTGGTCGATGGGCTCGGCAGGCTCGCCGAGCAGAGCCTGCTGGCCGTGACACCGTCCGCGGCCGGTACCCGGTACCAGGCGCTGGAGACCATCCGGCAGTACGGAACGGAGCGTCTGAGCGACGCGGATGAGCTGATCGATGTCCGGTCCCGCCACCTGGACTGGTGCGTGTCCGGCGCCACCGCCCTCGAGGGGACTTCGGGCGCGGACTGGCGCGCCCGGTTCGACGCCGTGGCGGACGACCTCCGGGCCGCCCTCACCTGGGCCGCCGACCAGCCGGAGCGCCGCGCGGACGCGCACGGACTCGCGGTGTCCCTCGCCGAACTGGCCTTCTCCCGCAATCTGCTCGGCGAGTCCCAGCAGCGGTACGAGCAGGCGGCCGGGCTCGCCGCCGCCGCCGGTGGCGCGGCGCTGCGGCAGGCCGCCTCGGTGGCCGGGTGCCGCAGGCTCGGTGACGACATGTTCCGGCTGCACCGTGCCGCCGGGGAGGCAGCTCGCCGGGCCGGGGACGACATCCGTGCCGGCCGCGACCTGGCGGAAGCCGCCACCGCCGCGTACCGCTTCTCGACCTCGTTCACGCGGATTCCCACTGTGGACGAGGTGAAGGCCATGCTCGTGGAGGCGCGGGAGCTGGCCGGTGACTCCCCGGACGCCGAGGCGGCGGTGGCGCTGGCCCAGGCGGCGGTGGTCGCGGACGCGTTCGGGGCGCTTCAGGGAGACGCGGAGAACACCGCGCACGAGACGGCCGAGCTCGCCCGGCAGGCCGTCGCACTCGCCCGGCGAACGGGAGACCCGGTGGCGATGTCCGCCGCCATCGACGCGCTCTCCGGCGCCCAGAGCTGGACTGGTGACGCGTTCGCCGTCGCGGCCGCCGCCCGGCGACGGATCGACATCCTGGCTTCCGTACCGCCCACTCCCGCCAGTACGCATGAGCTGATGGACGCCCTCGCGATGGCCGCCGGAACCGCCCTCGGCGTGGGCGAACTGCCGGAAGCCCGACGGTGGGGAGGGCAGCTCGCCGACCACCCGTTGATGGCCGAGGCGGGCCACCACGCCACGTCCTGGATCCTGGTGGCGGACGCGTTCGCGGGCCGTGCCGAGGAGGTACTCACCCGCAGTGTGCGGTTCCTCGAGGCGTGGGGGCAGAGTGGCCGCCCGCGCTCGCTCTCCCTCGGCGCCGCCGCCGCGTCGGTGGCCATGGTCCAAGGGCTGCGCGGCGACCAGGACGCCCGGGCGGCCTGGCTCGCGATCGTCGACGAGGCGGACACGGCGGCGGAGCACCGCCATGGCTACGGTGCGGTGTTCGACGCCATCCTCCTGCTCCACCGCGGGGAGGTGAACGCGGCGCTGGAGCGGGTCGCGCCGGAGCCGGAGCAGGTGTGGAAGTGGGTGTGCTGGGTCTGGCTGCACTGGTACGTGGCGCTTCGGGCGGAGGCGGCGGTGCTCGCGGGGCACCCGGACGCCCGGGGCCGGATCGACGCCGCCCGGACCGTGGTTCCCGGCAACCCGGTCGCCACCGCCCTGGTGGACCGTGCTGAGGCGCTGCTCGACGGCGACCTGCCGCGGCTGCTCGCCGCCGCGGCGGCGTTCGACGCGGCCGACTGCCCCTACCAGTCGGCACGCACACTGCTGCTCGCCGGGGGCGAGCACGCCACCGCGGGAACGGCCGCGCTCGCCGGCCTCGGCCTGGCCCCGGGGCCGTCCGGTAGCCGCCGACAGCCGTCTGTCCCATGAGGTGCCGGTACGGCGAACGGCGCGGCCGGAGCGGGAGCGGTCGGGGCGGGCAGCGGGGGCCGACCTCGCCCCAACTGCCCGCGCTTCACCAGGCGTTGCGTCGTCAGCTCACCGCCTGCTTCACCAGTGTGGCGATCCGCGCCTCCACCTCGGCCGTCACCTCGGTCAGGGCGAAGGCGGTCGCCCACATCGAGCCCTCGTCCAGCTTTGCCGGGTCGTTGAACCCGAGGGTCGCGTAGCGCGCCTTGAACTTCGCCGCGCTCTGGAAGAAGCAGACGACCTTGCCGTCCAGTGCGTAGGCGGGCATCCCGTACCAGAGCTTCGGGGCAAGGACCGGGGCATTGGCCTTGACGATGGCATGGACGCGCTCGGCCATGCTCCGGTCGGAGCCCTCCATCTCGGCGATCTTCGCGAGCACGTCCCGTTCCGCCTCCGCCGCCTTGACCGCCGGCGAGCTGCGGCGCGCCGCCTTCTTCTGCTCCTGGGCGTGCTCCTTCATCGCGGCCCGCTCCTCCGGCGTGAACCCCTCGTATGTGCTGCTTTCGGTGCTGGTCATGGCTTCTCCTGTGGTGGGTGGGTCGCGATCGGCCCTGTCATGGCGGGCCCGATCGCCGTGGTCACACCATCCCCCGGGCGGGGTACGGGCCGCCTCCGTGCTGACCACGGAAACCACCACCGAGCACAGTGTGACGGCCGAGCAATCGGCGAAACGCACGACCAGGCCCTCGTTCACGGAGACGGGCCGCCGTGCCCAGATCGTCGCCGCGGCGATCGACATCATCGCCGAGGCCGGGTACCAACCGGGCCTCGTTCGGAAGATCGCGGAGCACGCCGGGCTGAGCAGCACGGGGATGATCTCCTACCACTTTCACGGGCGGGACGACCTGATGCGCGAGGTCGTCGCCGAGGTGATGCGGCTCGCGGAGGGCTACGTCCGCCCCCCGTATCGAGGCCCACGAGAGCTACGCGGCCCGCCTGCGTGCCTCCATCGAGGGCGACCTCGACCCGTTCGCCGAGTACCCGAACCACCTCGCGGCGGTCGTCGAGATCCTCGCCAACCTCGCGGCGACGACCCCGGCATGGTCGCGTTCCTCGGCATGACATGACGGAGGAGAGGCTCGCCGTCCAGGTGAAGCAGATCCGCAAGGGGCAGCGTGCGGGCGGGTTCTGCGACTTCGACCCGTGGGTGATGAGTCGGGCGATCCGCGCCGCCATCGACGACATGGTGCGTCGGCGCCACCCACGATCCCGACCTGGATGTGCGGGCCGCCGGCCGGGAGCTGGCGGACCTGTCCGACAGCGCCACCAGGAGGACATCATGACCGCGGCGGACACGGGACACACACCATGGCAACGCGCGAAGCACCACAGACCGACACGGACGGGGCCCGCGCGGTAGCCGCGCGACGCCGCACGGCGGCACTGCGCCGTCGGCTCGCCGCGCAGTTGCTCTTCGAGCTCGTCCTGCCACTCGGCTCCTGCTACGGATTGCGCGCGGGCGGCCTCGGCCAGTGGCTCTCGATGGTCGTCGGCGTGTGCTGCTCCCCCCGTGGTTCGTTTACGGCATCGTGCGGCAGCGCCGCGTGGAGGCCATGGCGGTGTTCACACTGAGCCTGGTGGTGGTCGGAACGCCGCTGTCGCCAATCTCCGGCAGCCCGCGGATGCTGATGATCCGGGACAGCAAACCGATGTTCCGTCACCATCTGCGGCTGGTCACGGCGGTGTGGGGCGCCCGGTCTTCCTCGCCGCGCCTTGGTGGTGCGTGAGGCGGTGCGGCTCAGTTCAGAGCGCGATCTCCGCCGGAAGGTCCGCCGCGCTGTACGTCGTGCTCGGAACGGCTGGTGTGGTGAGGCCGGCCAGGAGCTGGAGGGTGGTGGCGGCCTCGGGTCCCGGCGGTGCGCTGTAGATCATCATGGTCATGTCGGGGTCGTCGGGGGCCCGCATGGCGACGTAGTCAAGTGCGAGTTCGCCGATCCGCGGGTGGTTGAACCGCTTGCGCCCGCAGGTCTTGCCTCGGACGGTGTGGTCGGCCCACAGTCGGCGGAAGTCGTCGCTGGCCAAGGAGAGTTCACCGACGAGGGTGGCCAGCTGCGGGTCGTCGGAGTGGCGGCCGGCGTCCAGGCGGAGGTTGGAGACGGTATCGCGGGCCTTGCTCTCCCAGTCGGGGTAGAGGTCCTTGGCGGCGTCGTCGAGGAAGACCAGGCGGGCCATGTTCCGCTCGGCCGCGGGCAGGGCGGGGAAGTCGGCGATCAAGGTCCGGGCCAGGTCGTTCCAGGCCAGGATGTCCAGGCGGCGTCCGATGATGTAGGCGGGGACGGAGCCGAGGGCCTGGAGCGCCTGGCGCATCTCGGGGCCGACCTGTTGCGGGCGGCTGGGGCGCTTGCGGGCACTGGTGGGTTTGGCGAGGTTGCGCAGGTGTGCGCGTTCATCGGCGTCAAGGCGGAGCGCACCGGCAACGGCGTCCAGGACCTCGGGGGACACGTTGCGGGCCCGGCCCTGTTCCAGGCGGGTGTAGTAGTCCACGCTCACCCCGGCCAGCAGCGCCAGCTCCTCGCGGCGCAGGCCCGGTACGCGCCGCTGTCCGCCGAAGGTGCCCGCCCCGACGTCTTCGGGGCGGAGGCGGGCGCGTCGGGTCTTGAGGAACTCGCTGAGCTGCTGGGCACGATCCATGCTCCCAGTGTCGGTCAGGGCCGTGGGGTTCTGCCTGGTCCTGACAGAACCAGGCGGGGCTGACCCGGGTTGAACGGAGCTCTGGGTCGGCCTGGACCGGATGCGCAGCATGGACATCGTCCGCCGACGAACAACGGCACCAACCCACCTCACCGGA
This window contains:
- a CDS encoding iron chaperone gives rise to the protein MTSTESSTYEGFTPEERAAMKEHAQEQKKAARRSSPAVKAAEAERDVLAKIAEMEGSDRSMAERVHAIVKANAPVLAPKLWYGMPAYALDGKVVCFFQSAAKFKARYATLGFNDPAKLDEGSMWATAFALTEVTAEVEARIATLVKQAVS
- a CDS encoding helix-turn-helix domain-containing protein, which translates into the protein MDRAQQLSEFLKTRRARLRPEDVGAGTFGGQRRVPGLRREELALLAGVSVDYYTRLEQGRARNVSPEVLDAVAGALRLDADERAHLRNLAKPTSARKRPSRPQQVGPEMRQALQALGSVPAYIIGRRLDILAWNDLARTLIADFPALPAAERNMARLVFLDDAAKDLYPDWESKARDTVSNLRLDAGRHSDDPQLATLVGELSLASDDFRRLWADHTVRGKTCGRKRFNHPRIGELALDYVAMRAPDDPDMTMMIYSAPPGPEAATTLQLLAGLTTPAVPSTTYSAADLPAEIAL
- a CDS encoding LuxR C-terminal-related transcriptional regulator encodes the protein MPSPVISAREAEVLALLGEFLSNAEIAARLFISVRTVESHVSSLLRKLQMPDRRALSRHAAEAARAGQSRPAPALPAPLTAFIGRGREREQLAGEVLAHRLVTVVGPGGVGKTRLALAVAADVAEGFADGVWFVNLVPITEPSRVGATVAAAVGVGERPGRGIDDAVPAALADRRALLVLDNCEQVRDGVAPFLERLLAACPRLRVLVTSRARLMVPFERVFPVPPLSRTGGEESEAVALFMDRAAAVGQPPGPAVGTGVVAICERLGGMALAIELAAARWSTLGLDGLAAGLGDQLRILTGGPRADERHRSVRAVLDWSHDLLEPRDQALLRRVSVFVAPFTAEAAAGVAGFAPLDPTTVVDGLGRLAEQSLLAVTPSAAGTRYQALETIRQYGTERLSDADELIDVRSRHLDWCVSGATALEGTSGADWRARFDAVADDLRAALTWAADQPERRADAHGLAVSLAELAFSRNLLGESQQRYEQAAGLAAAAGGAALRQAASVAGCRRLGDDMFRLHRAAGEAARRAGDDIRAGRDLAEAATAAYRFSTSFTRIPTVDEVKAMLVEARELAGDSPDAEAAVALAQAAVVADAFGALQGDAENTAHETAELARQAVALARRTGDPVAMSAAIDALSGAQSWTGDAFAVAAAARRRIDILASVPPTPASTHELMDALAMAAGTALGVGELPEARRWGGQLADHPLMAEAGHHATSWILVADAFAGRAEEVLTRSVRFLEAWGQSGRPRSLSLGAAAASVAMVQGLRGDQDARAAWLAIVDEADTAAEHRHGYGAVFDAILLLHRGEVNAALERVAPEPEQVWKWVCWVWLHWYVALRAEAAVLAGHPDARGRIDAARTVVPGNPVATALVDRAEALLDGDLPRLLAAAAAFDAADCPYQSARTLLLAGGEHATAGTAALAGLGLAPGPSGSRRQPSVP
- a CDS encoding TetR family transcriptional regulator, translating into MLTTETTTEHSVTAEQSAKRTTRPSFTETGRRAQIVAAAIDIIAEAGYQPGLVRKIAEHAGLSSTGMISYHFHGRDDLMREVVAEVMRLAEGYVRPPYRGPRELRGPPACLHRGRPRPVRRVPEPPRGGRRDPRQPRGDDPGMVAFLGMT